From Antennarius striatus isolate MH-2024 chromosome 14, ASM4005453v1, whole genome shotgun sequence, the proteins below share one genomic window:
- the tekt2 gene encoding tektin-2, whose translation MMSALPVKPGPHHSVSEWSGNNQQLSAAAQQERHVSRAIRQEGRSLRDSSNCQTIWDESDTSRRLSDRAWDVARWKEVLETCAQRVDEEMGALTLSKEQTEQALAATALRLEVSTECLTLRDGRRGYEHVTDPVDEQLKKEVALIERAQQVLQQHIDKAFELLCVLQEIRHRLTADIQDKLDALDIDMTCLSLTIKSPQISLKTNPTRIPSGSSTPQEWVQFSHNNVARAHEAMQASQQMREDTSLTRAQLQNELDIQRRATEFALRKRNHDEEQACSELEWQIRRTEDEVTEMESDIHGLDADLQAKTASLKLVHTRLENRTNRPGMDLCRDEVQYGLISEAHQLEATIVALKQKLSEAQLSLQKMKLHLARMLQDLSRKQEGLSLEQRSMNSRTRLASCSDKSPVLLVPLTNSSGRSDMQLLAQ comes from the exons ATGATGTCGGCCCTCCCCGTTAAGCCCGGCCCGCACCACAGCGTGTCGGAATGGAGCGGCAACAACCAGCAGCTGTCTGCCGCCGCACAGCAGGAGCGCCACGTTTCCAGGGCGATCCGGCAGGAAGGGAGGTCACTGCGCGACAGCAGCAACTGTCAG ACGATCTGGGATGAAAGCGACACCTCTCGCAGGCTGAGTGACCGGGCCTGGGATGTCGCCCGCTGGAAAGAGGTGTTAGAAACCTGTGCGCAGAGAGTGGATGAAGAAATGGGAGCTCTGACATTG TCGAAGGAGCAAACCGAGCAGGCCCTGGCTGCCACCGCCCTTCGTCTGGAGGTCAGCACTGAGTGTCTGACACTGAGGGACGGGCGGCGAGGGTACGAACACGTCACCGACCCCGTAGACGAgcagctgaaaaaggaagtggcGCTGATTGAAAGAGCGCAGCAGGTTCTGCAGCAGCACATCGACAAAGCCTTCGAGCTTCTGTG TGTGTTGCAGGAGATTCGCCACCGTCTGACTGCTGACATCCAGGACAAGCTGGACGCCCTGGACATCGATATGACCTGCCTTTCACTGACAATAAAGTCTCCTCAGATCTCGCTGAAGACCAACCCAACTCGTATACCGTCAGG TTCCTCCACCCCACAGGAGTGGGTTCAGTTCAGCCACAATAATGTAGCTCGCGCCCATGAGGCCATGCAGGCATCCCAGCAGATGAGGGAGGACACCAGTCTCACCAGAGCCCAG CTGCAGAACGAGCTGGACATCCAGCGCAGGGCCACAGAGTTCGCTCTTCGTAAGAGAAATCATGATGAGGAGCAGGCCTGCAGCGAGCTGGAGTGGCAGATCAGACGT ACTGAAGATGAAGTTACAGAGATGGAGAGCGACATCCACGGCCTGGATGCAGATCTGCAGGCGAAGACTGCCTCCCTGAAACTGGTCCACACCCGCCTGgagaacagaaccaacagacCTGGCATGGACCTCTGCAGAGATGAG GTCCAGTACGGACTCATCAGTGAAGCCCATCAGCTGGAGGCCACCATCGTGGCTCTGAAACAGAAGCTCTCTGAAGCTCA ACTATCGCTGCAGAAGATGAAGCTCCATCTCGCCCGCATGTTGCAGGATCTttccaggaaacaggaaggccTGTCTCTGGAGCAGCGCAGCATGAACAGCCGAACCCGCCTCGCCTCCTGCTCGGACAAAAGCCCGGTGCTGCTGGTTCCGCTCACAAACTCCAGCGGGAGGAGCGACATGCAGCTGCTGGCCCAGTGA